The stretch of DNA CTCATGCCAGCAGCGCCGCAGTCGTCATCGATGACGAGAAATGCATCGCCGAAAAAGGATGTCGCGTCTGTGTCGATGTGTGCCCTCTCGATATCCTCGCGATCGATGAGACACGGCAGAAAGCCTACATGAAGTACGACGAATGCTGGTACTGCATGCCCTGCGAAGTCGATTGCCCGACGAACGCGGTCAAGGTCAACATCCCGTATCTTCTGCGCTGAGGTCGACCATGAGCCCCGTATTCGACACCTTCGACGATGATCTGGACGATCTGACCGAGCGCTGCGCCAGCCCCGATGCCGGTGTCCGCCGCGTCGCC from Methylobacterium radiotolerans JCM 2831 encodes:
- a CDS encoding 4Fe-4S dicluster domain-containing protein, whose protein sequence is MPIITHASSAAVVIDDEKCIAEKGCRVCVDVCPLDILAIDETRQKAYMKYDECWYCMPCEVDCPTNAVKVNIPYLLR